Proteins encoded in a region of the Thermoplasmata archaeon genome:
- a CDS encoding AsnC family transcriptional regulator, with product MDSLDVRILRLLLQGHALSPLNPDFRESYAAIAKAVTVDEDTVRYRVRKLHDTGFLADWRLALNPRIWGGGQLVLILDLGSDSSMDDAVEELKLVPGVVIITRFYGRIALVLEYEDACSLPRQIELIRRISAATGLFAARYRFPDCTVVLSARDWDLIRALRRSPRKSCASLAKEVGLSSPTVKRKLRRLTSEGVAFAWPSLNLKGTGGSVIAWIFVLYPNERKQEVDEAVTADLESYIWHISHYLPYNPGEFLPTSYELAVPSLQAAREALRWVRDIPGVETAHLDLYEDIFTNFEWYDEDLGRKLRQMPTSMPTVEAGTYRKRVIALEHQ from the coding sequence ATGGACAGTCTCGACGTCCGAATCCTGAGGCTCCTCTTGCAGGGGCACGCGTTGTCCCCCCTCAACCCAGATTTTCGCGAATCCTACGCGGCCATCGCAAAGGCAGTGACCGTGGACGAGGACACCGTGAGGTACCGCGTGAGGAAGCTCCATGACACAGGATTCCTCGCGGACTGGCGCCTCGCCTTGAACCCCCGTATCTGGGGCGGAGGTCAGCTCGTGCTAATCCTGGACCTCGGCTCCGACTCCTCCATGGACGACGCGGTCGAGGAACTCAAGCTCGTGCCGGGCGTGGTCATCATCACTCGCTTCTATGGCCGGATTGCGTTGGTCCTAGAGTATGAGGACGCATGTTCCCTGCCGAGGCAAATCGAGCTGATTCGTCGGATCTCGGCCGCGACGGGTCTCTTCGCCGCGAGGTATCGCTTTCCCGACTGCACCGTTGTCTTGTCGGCGAGAGACTGGGATCTGATCCGAGCTCTTCGGAGGAGCCCACGGAAGTCCTGCGCGTCGCTGGCCAAGGAGGTCGGGTTGTCCAGCCCCACGGTCAAAAGGAAACTGCGCCGCTTGACCAGCGAGGGTGTCGCGTTCGCTTGGCCGTCGCTCAACCTGAAGGGAACCGGAGGTAGCGTGATTGCCTGGATTTTCGTCCTGTATCCGAACGAGCGGAAACAGGAAGTCGACGAGGCGGTCACTGCGGACCTCGAGAGCTACATCTGGCACATCTCCCACTACTTGCCCTACAACCCTGGCGAGTTCCTCCCCACCTCCTACGAGTTGGCGGTTCCCAGCCTGCAAGCGGCCAGGGAGGCGCTCCGCTGGGTGCGGGACATTCCGGGCGTCGAGACGGCCCACCTCGATCTCTACGAGGACATCTTCACGAACTTCGAGTGGTACGACGAGGACTTGGGTCGAAAGCTCCGACAGATGCCCACCTCCATGCCCACCGTCGAGGCGGGCACCTACCGCAAACGCGTAATCGCTCTCGAGCACCAATAG
- a CDS encoding sulfurtransferase, producing the protein MTDYAHPEVLVDTAWLQKHLADPKVRIVEVDYDPAANYALGHIPGSVLVDWRKDINDPVARDILSKEALEALLGRLGIANGQRIVLYGDFNNWFAAFAFWVLAYYGVRKVVLLNGGRKKWIAEDLPLTKDVPTYPATTFAAKNPNKKLRVFLNDVKKAVEQKDPVLVDVRGPKEFSGEITAPPEYPTEHAQRGGHIPGARNIPWAQAVNEDGTLKSADELKAIYEPKGVTPDHKVITYCRIGERSSHTWFVLKYLLGYPDVRNYDGSWTEWGNLVRTPIEKP; encoded by the coding sequence ATGACCGACTACGCGCATCCCGAAGTCCTCGTCGACACGGCCTGGCTCCAGAAGCACCTCGCCGACCCGAAGGTCCGCATCGTCGAGGTGGACTACGACCCCGCCGCGAACTACGCCCTGGGCCACATCCCGGGCAGCGTCCTCGTGGACTGGAGGAAGGACATCAACGACCCCGTGGCCCGGGACATCCTCTCCAAGGAAGCGCTGGAGGCCCTCCTCGGCCGCCTCGGCATCGCGAACGGCCAGCGGATCGTCCTGTACGGGGACTTCAACAACTGGTTCGCGGCGTTCGCGTTCTGGGTCCTCGCGTACTACGGCGTGCGGAAGGTCGTCCTCCTGAACGGCGGGCGGAAGAAGTGGATCGCCGAGGACCTCCCGCTGACGAAGGACGTGCCGACGTACCCGGCAACGACGTTCGCGGCGAAGAACCCGAACAAGAAGCTCCGCGTCTTCCTGAACGACGTGAAGAAGGCGGTCGAGCAGAAGGACCCCGTCTTGGTCGACGTGCGCGGTCCCAAGGAGTTCTCCGGGGAGATCACTGCGCCGCCCGAGTATCCGACGGAGCACGCGCAGCGCGGCGGACACATCCCCGGGGCCAGGAACATCCCCTGGGCGCAGGCCGTGAACGAGGACGGGACGCTCAAGTCCGCGGACGAGCTCAAGGCGATCTACGAGCCCAAGGGCGTGACGCCGGACCACAAGGTGATCACGTACTGCCGGATCGGCGAGCGGTCGTCCCACACGTGGTTCGTGCTCAAGTACCTCCTCGGCTACCCGGACGTCCGGAACTACGACGGCTCGTGGACGGAGTGGGGGAACCTCGTGCGGACGCCGATCGAAAAGCCGTAA